Below is a genomic region from Salmo salar chromosome ssa11, Ssal_v3.1, whole genome shotgun sequence.
CAACCTACAACTTTCTCCTCCACAAAAAAAAGAGATATAGATAAACAACTTTCCTCCGATAACAGTCTTAAATCTGAGGATTATCCCCATTGTGCTGGTTTCTTAAGCCGGGCTTTGTCGACCTGTCACTCCTTGCCTCACAGTGTGTATGCCCTGGTCTGGTGGTCAGTCACTTACTCCTCCAGTGTGGTGCGGAGTTCAGCCTCTGTTTTGGCCAGTTTGTCCCTCAGTCGAGAGCATTCCTCCTGGCTCCTCTCCAGCTCCGTCTGCAGGACCTTCACCTCTGCTCCGGCTTTTTCATGGGCCTCAGTCAGACCCATCTGCTTCTTTAACACGcaaggacacacgcacacacacactttaataaAACACCATTCCTCTCACCACACCAAATACATATGAAATGCATGACGTTCATAGTATAGTATCTGAATGACAGTTTTGACAGTATCTAACCAACAAACTCAGTGGCTGTGATGTCTACTGGTCCGCTTAAGTTAGGTATTAGCACCAATAGGATTATTGTGTCTTAAGAGGTGTGAGCCAGGGATTCTCATGTCCTGCACAGACATCCAAGATAGCAGCTAGGTTCAACATGTATGACATGGCATCATAGTATTACCTTGGTTTGCTCCTCCAGCTGCTTTTTCAGTTCAACAACTTCCTTCTCCAGTGCTACCCTCTGTTCCTGTAGGGCTTTGGTTTGGGTAGCCATGTCAGGAGACTGGGagggggaacagagacaggagttATATTTGAATCCATTTACCTTTTCAAAATCACTCACAATATATTTGCATGATAGCATTACTCTAAGATGTCTTATTTTCgtaaaatacaaaaacatgtcGGTTGCTTTGGTTCATGGCAGATCTCAGTGAACAAAAGGAAGGGTGGTGACTAGTTTCTCCCCATAATGCACAGGTTTATACATGGcggtcagtggaggctggtgggaggagctactggctcattgtaatggctggaatggaataaatggaacggagtcaaacatgtggtttccatatgtatgatgtgtttgataccgttccatttattccattccagacattacaatgagcgcgtcctcctatagctcctcccaccagcctccactgatggagGTGGTAACTACagtggctgttgtcaatggtaGGTAAACACAGCCTGGTGCGTTGTATGCTGCTCACCAAGTGAAAGCTTCTGGCCTAAGGCTAAGATAAGAGGCTCATAGATTTAGCTGTTTGTTGAGTTAAATTACAACAACTCCACAACAATGCCTCACTTTGTTGTCGCTCCCCGCTGCCCGCGACTTTAATGTCTGGATCTTCTCAAACACCAGGTTGACCTTCCTCTTGGTGGTGTCCTCGTTATCAGTGCTCCtgcggggacacacacacacgcacacgcacagtcAGAACACAGGTGCACTCCCACACTCGGCTGATCTGAGGGTAAAGAGgggtctctgtgtgtggtaggtGGATCAGATCAGGGTCTAATCCCAGACTGTTCTGGTTCCTGCTCTGCCGGGGACCAACTGCTTTGATGTGTCACCTCGCGACCCGGTCAACCTCATTATGCCCATCCATTAGGGGGCACATGCAGGGGAATCCCTGGCCCTCCTATAGAACCTGGCTGTATGCAGGGTGCACCCTCTCTCTTCCTATATCGGCCACAACCCGGGGAAAGGTTCTAAGGTTCCATTCCATTCCACTACCTGACAGTGGAGTTCTAGCCCCCCTCCTTCATGTTTTATAACTTCAGCTGGTGAATGTTTGTTCTTTCTTTGATGACTCAGTGTCAGAACACCACTTCCATCTGTGTTCCTTTCCATTGACTTCTGACCCTTGACCTGTGACCTGACACACCCAAAGCAGTTTCCTGAACTCACTGGGCATCGAAAAAGCCTGGAGCACACATGGAATGTAGACACTGAGGAACTGAGGCACTTTAGAAGTTTAGGATTTAAAATGCAAAACTTCTAAAACCATGGACACAAATGTACAGTCCAACCATGACACAATGCTCTGTGAGAGACACAGAACTTGACCTGGGATTGGATAGCAACTCTAAGATCCAACTTTACTGGTGCTGTGATTGAAATGTTATCCTATTGGATATATGCACAGGACTTTCAGACTTGGCTTCTTGACGAACATACTTGGTTTAAGCTttgtaaccccccccctaaagCCTTTTAACCTAGTCTAGCTATAAAAGTTTCAGAGAGTGAAACCAAACTTTAGCTGGTGTACCTTGGTACTGAACAACAACGAAACTGTGTAGCACCTCATATTACTATTTAATAATATAAACCATCATGTATCACCCTTACCAGTTCATCTATCTTAAACCATGAAGTACACCATAGAGATACTAATCTGATAGAGTATCTATGTGAGATGCTTCCCACTGATAACTCCTCCATTTCCCCCTACTGTAAGTGATAGGATTTACAGTGTGGGGTGAAAGGAGAACATCAAGAATCAGGTGATAAGCAGAGCAGGGTTGATACCCTACATTCctcagtagagagggagagagtgacagggagaaagagaaatgggAAGAGGAACGAACACCACTAAGCAGCTGCATCGACCACAGCTAAGAAATGGAGGTGGAGACTGAATGGGAGTATAAATTCCTTTACTTTTATCACAAACAGTCAGACTCAGATAAAAAAACGTTTAAGTGCTCCCATGGGGCTTTTTTTTCAAATGGTGCAttacttaaagatgcactatgtagAAATTGTTCCTCTATTTCCTGTTTGCAAAATGTTTAATAGTTTCCTTAATTTCAATTTATGTGGCAAAAGAAGACAGTATACTAtatagaatcattgtaccatctaaacccctgtgaaatatttttttcataaccaaaaatattgtattttcagctgtttgaagctggtgtacaaaaccgaaagtaaaaaaggcaaaaacaaaacttaagaatgggaagcatagaaatagcacacatagaacagatctaccgctgcTTAGACTTGCTTTTGATGAGAATGACAGCACTATAACacatatttctatgtgaatttctatgtgaatttggtggggtagcccaaaaagttacatattggagCTTTAAGAGTGTAACTtggcacatgttatgtttagacTGTGCAGTTTACTGCCCGCTGCATAGTGAAAGTGATACTCATGGCATCATCATGTTGCCTACTAGTGTATTAATATATTACCAATTCGTACAAAAAATCTACCATTAATACCCTTTAGATTTAATGGACATTGCTGTAAAACTGGAAATTGTTGTGCAATAAAAAGCGAACCAGGAACATTACATCAGTGAGGTAAAAACTCACCCATCCTTGAGGTAATTAAACAAAATCTGTTTTGCCGTCTCTTCATGTGTTTGTTGTGAAAGCTCCTGCTGACCTTTCAAAAGATCAGGTGTCACCTGGATGCAAGAGGAAATAAGCAGAGAGCCATCAGAGTTCTGACAGATAATTTCACATGCAGTTACGTAGTAATAGAGAATGATTTGTTAAACAACTAACCTAACTGTAATcataaataatgtattgtttacCTGCACATCCAACTCTGCACTAGGCTTCTTGCCCGAGTTAGAGGAAGGCTTGGATAGCGAGGTTTTAGCCACACTTGTTAAAATCTTTGTGCTTGGTGAAGATTGACCATCCTCAGCATTTGTACTGTCCAGGGGTAACGTAGAGGAGCGATTTAGCACCACCTTATACCCCTGGATGGAGCCTGCTGCTTTAGAGGTCATGCTCTGAGGGGAGCCTGGAGCAATGCTACCACAGGCCGAAGATTTGGCACTTGGCTTCCCCTCTACCGCTGTCACCCAGGAGTCTTTACTTCCAGACAACTTCTGCAGATACAGCTGTGAGGGGCGGAGGACGTGCTCCGTGGACCTCCCCTGGTTCTTGCTAAACTCATCCATGTATTCCGACTCTCCCCGGAGGCTAAAGGGAAGGGCGCTGTCCACACTCCTAGAGCGCTTCCTGTCCTCTGGATTGATCCTGTTCCTGCGGCCCGCCCTGCCCCGTCGCTGGTGACCACCATCCTTACCGTCAAACTTGTCGATGAGCTCGTCCACGCCGGGGATGGAGCCTGTGTCGATGTCTCGGCCCGTGCCGGGTTGGAAGGGAATGTAGCGTCGGTTCTGGTGGCGGTTGATGGTATCGGCGTACAGCGCCTCCAGCTGGtcggtagaggaggtagaggagtggcggGAGCGGGACGAGGACTGCAGCACGGGGCCGCTGGAGTCAACTCTGCGCAGGGGGAGGACGTCTGGCTCATGGTGGCTGCGCTCCAGGCTAGAGTTGGCACTGCTAATGGAGCTGGCGGTCCGGCAGGAAGCCTTGGTCTGCTCACTGAGGGGGCTGGACACAGCATAGGGCTGGGGTATGGGGACGCGTTGGGGCAGCTGGGACTGGGGTGGAGACTGAGACTGGGGTGGAGACTGGGGTTTGGATTGCGGCAGAGACTGGGGTTGGGGTTTGGACAGGTGCTGAGACTTGGGTTTGGACTGGGGCTGGGCCACCTGGGTCTGAGGCTTAGACTGTGGCTGAGCCAGCTGGGCTTGAGGCTTGGATTGAGACTGGACTAGTTTGGTTTGGGGCTTAGAGGGGgctggctggggctggggcttggGCTGAGGCTGTGTTCTCTCCTGCAGGGCAGGACTACTCCTATGATCCAGGCTGGATGACCTGGCATGGGTGACTACTGGGGAGGTGGATCTGGGAGAAGAGCCCTGGTAGGTGCTCCCAGTCTCTGCCAGGGACATCGGCCGGGGAGGCAGGCTGTGGTTACCGTCCAGGTTCAAGGTGTTGTTCTCTGGGTCATAAGGCTTGAGGATCTCTGGGTGCCTCTGGAAGTTCAGCAGGGTGGACGCTGGCTTCTTCCCCTGCTCTGTGACTCCATTGTGAGAGCCCCCAAACTGCATCTGTTTTTGGGACCTGTACTCAACAAAGGGGCTGTCAGAAACAGCCTCCCTGCTTCCTTTGAAGTCATACTCATGGTAGTTGTCAATAAAGGAGCCCTGTGTGTCATTGTAGCCGTTACTATTAGGATCTGTACAGGAGTTGGACCCACGGTCCTGGTTGTTCAGCACCACGTACGGGTGTCCATCAATCCCCTGGACCCTAATGCTGAGGCCATAGGAGCCAGCTCCATTGTGAGGCCTGGAAGAGCGGGCCGGCTGGCTGACTCTGTACGACTCCATCAGGAATGCAGCAAGAGAACAAATCCCTCTTCTGGATCAGGCCCACCTCTGCAAAAAAAAGGACATAATCAGCAAATGTTTCACTGCTCCATGGCCTGCTAATGAGAGTTTAAAGCCTCACAATATTTGATTATGTAATCTGGTCTAACTTTCCTTTTTTCTGTACTTAATGGTCTCTGTGTTTAGAGAGTGGTTCCACAGAGAGCACCCTAACTGATCAGCTCCACCACAGGttgcctagcagttaagagcattgggccagtaaccgaaaggttgatgGTTTGAATCCTGagctggcaaggtggaaaaatctgccattctgcccttgagcaaggcagttaacccccaacaacaactgctccccgggcgccgatgacgccgattaaggcagccccctgcacctctctgattcagaggggttgggttgcaatgcattcagttgtgcaactgacttggTACTCCCTTTTCCTGCCAAATGAAGGAGTGAGGCACTTCACTGCCCTAAAATAACATAAGAGAGGCCAgtctttatcaacacactgaacTTGAAAAACAGTGAGTCAACAATTCCTACACTCTTTTGAAGGGAAAATATGACCAGGTACTGTATACGAAACCATAACAAGCAGGCTACTAACTGGCACCTTAATGCGCTGTAATTGGCTGTTACTAACAGGCATAAGTGAATAATTATATACATGGTGTGAATGAATATTTACTGCACACAAAGGTGTAATCAGGTCTAATGGACTGACAATAAAAACTGGTATTACAGCTTAGTGACAGACTCCAACGATATGTCACACTACACCTGGAAATCCCATGACTATGCATAGCCGTAGCCTATACAGTAACCTTCTTGAATGTCTTTgctagtgaatgtgtgtgtgtgtgtgtgtctgtctgtctgtctgtctgtctatctgtgaaTCTATTGAACCAACCTCTGCCAATCCTTATAAAATACACTGTGATTTGCAGTCCCTGTAGAGGGCCCTGGTGGGTGTAACAATGTACCATGGGAAGAGCAAGGTAACAGACCTACAGCAGGGCCATTGTCATCAACCCCACTTAACACCACAGCATTAAGAGAGGCACTACACCACTGACGGCAGGAACCTGTGTTGATAGGTTCAACTGTTTTCTACTATACTTGCAAAAAAAATATACACAAGTAACTGAATATTTAGACCACCTTGATACTATTAGGTATTCACATTATAACACACATATAAAGTAGAGATCAAGTTCTTTGACTCAAGTATCTGAGTGTCTTCTGAGTAAAGAAATATCATATTTGTGAACTATCTGCCAGATTACAAGTAGTGTGCAGTCTGAAGCTGAGGACAGAGCATAGGGCCATTTGACCCTAAGAAACAGGTCTGTATCAGCTAACAGGAAGGCCAGCAGAGACACACAGCATCACAGACATCAGTGGGCACCATGTGTTTGTATAGACAATGGGCTCTTATCAGAGACCTGTAGGCTCAGCTGATAATATCCTATTCCACCCCCAAACAAACAAATACATAGATGAATGTCATGAATGGCCTGGTGTTACAATAGCAGGACAAATGGTGATAGGGATGGGAGGGCTATGATAAGGAAACAAAGGTGATAGCAGATAATGTCACTTTGTAATGAAATGCACAGACATGCCCGCAAGGCCTTTGAGGAAATCTCAATAAATCACTCTTTCAAACTGAAAACGAGTATTGCCTGCTCTACAGAACTGAACCAGCATGTTAATATCAGGTGTGACAGGGAGAATAGAAGCGACGCAGCAGGCTCTTCTTGATTCTATTAATACTCAGAGGACAGGACCTCATACTTTCCAGCCATTGAAAGGAAGGAAGAACAATGAGGCTAAGTTAGCCCCTTATCCAAAAGGAAAGGCACTGCGAAGAACAGAAAACAGCAGAAGACGACACAATAGCCTCTTTCACTCCAAGTATCACATGTATCCAACAACACAAGGGCTGTGAGGTGTGAGTGCAGCTCTTTTCCTCTCATTGTGTTACTCTCTGCAAGGGAGGAAACACTTGCTGAGCCAACTTCTCCCCCCTGCTCCCCTGCGATCCATAACTAGACCAATTCCCTCGCCACGGTGCCCCTACACCTCAGACCAAAGGTCAGTGCTGAGAGTGGTATGGATGTCAAGGCCCTGCCTTTGATCTTTCCAGGGAAAGATTGAGAACAGAAAAAATGGAGAATAATCTACATGTGCAGTGCACTGACTGATTCTCTACATCCTGGGGGTGTGTTGTTATCACAATACACCATTCAGGCCTGTAAAAGACAACTATAGGAGAGCACATTAGGACACTGCCGTGATTCCAGATTAAAAACTGAATACAAAAGAGTTACATTCATGGCAGATTTGATATTATTAGTGTACTCATGACAGATTGAGTTTATTCATATTCCAGGGAGAGCTATTAAGCCTTAGAAAAATGATGCAATTCCTAATTCAAAATCCCTAAAACAGATTATTTATGGAAGAATATCAGTTACTTATAGCATGTTATGACATGTATATCCCATGCATTCATACCAAGTAAATAACAGAAAGTAATGGAAAACTAGGAGAAAAGAGGCGGACATTTTATTCCAAGGAATTTGCTCTTGGGTAAATATAGCCATGCATGACTTTAATAATTTTTGCATACTGAATGCATGAATTGATCTATTCATATTCCAGAATGTGGTATATGatataaaaaaatgtgtaacatgTTTGATTAAAAATCATTTTTGAATGCTGAATAGATTCGTTTAGTTTACAACAATTCTTCAAATTCTAAATACATACTGAAAGTAATTTATTCAATGTATAAAGTGTATACAAACATATTCCTCTTTAATATCTATTGACTTTATAGAATTATTGTGTAAAAAAT
It encodes:
- the LOC106562198 gene encoding cingulin-like protein 1, whose amino-acid sequence is MESYRVSQPARSSRPHNGAGSYGLSIRVQGIDGHPYVVLNNQDRGSNSCTDPNSNGYNDTQGSFIDNYHEYDFKGSREAVSDSPFVEYRSQKQMQFGGSHNGVTEQGKKPASTLLNFQRHPEILKPYDPENNTLNLDGNHSLPPRPMSLAETGSTYQGSSPRSTSPVVTHARSSSLDHRSSPALQERTQPQPKPQPQPAPSKPQTKLVQSQSKPQAQLAQPQSKPQTQVAQPQSKPKSQHLSKPQPQSLPQSKPQSPPQSQSPPQSQLPQRVPIPQPYAVSSPLSEQTKASCRTASSISSANSSLERSHHEPDVLPLRRVDSSGPVLQSSSRSRHSSTSSTDQLEALYADTINRHQNRRYIPFQPGTGRDIDTGSIPGVDELIDKFDGKDGGHQRRGRAGRRNRINPEDRKRSRSVDSALPFSLRGESEYMDEFSKNQGRSTEHVLRPSQLYLQKLSGSKDSWVTAVEGKPSAKSSACGSIAPGSPQSMTSKAAGSIQGYKVVLNRSSTLPLDSTNAEDGQSSPSTKILTSVAKTSLSKPSSNSGKKPSAELDVQVTPDLLKGQQELSQQTHEETAKQILFNYLKDGSTDNEDTTKRKVNLVFEKIQTLKSRAAGSDNKSPDMATQTKALQEQRVALEKEVVELKKQLEEQTKKQMGLTEAHEKAGAEVKVLQTELERSQEECSRLRDKLAKTEAELRTTLEELFQVKMEREQYQTEIRDLQDQLSEMHDELDGAKTVVTDGEKDAMMEELMQMKLDLQEVLLSKEEQEEVLRRRERELTALKGALKEEVATHDQEVDKLREQYEKEIRKLQTSVEKAKQSSAAVSKEKAEVEAAKGAVEGQAGRLSQEVEKLRKRAQELENEVAKLNRIIDDAKLQESKLGDRVGRLEIEKRQLEESLEEIKEQEEEMSRANRALTTRLEDVQRNLTKLNHDHRELEVRLKEERSQKEQFKNTKNEIEDERSLLDRTVEKLQKEMSEIVEASQSSTQELQEQIDVYKEKNRRELAELQRQLRERGVELDKSRLAAKSLQEELSHVEDDLRQCKRERDDAVLKEKALEQKVYDLEVEAETKAHSKDDKIRQVKLMEDRISQLELDLDEEKQSGDLLIVRIDRGREQVEQMRNELLQERAGRQDLECDKMTLERQNKDLKSRIAHLEGSQKSNKEGLVSQLENRIQELEERLEGEERDRANLQLVNRRLERKVKEMMMQVDEEHHSLQDQKDQLNLRLKALKRQMDEAEEEIDRLEHGKKKLQRDLDEQQEANEQLQSQLKSLRSEMRRKTNSAPLDDDDDEDDISTDGETYFQSSSGYKRSSSQDNIISTFSL